In one window of Skermanella rosea DNA:
- a CDS encoding MucR family transcriptional regulator, producing the protein MNNGSPSNELLSLTTEIVAAHVSNNTVAVTDLPQLIEQVYRTLANVGVEPAPVVERPQPAVPIKKSVTPEYIICLEDGKKLKMLKRHLKTAYDMTPEEYRDRWQLPPDYPMVAPNYAKQRSKLAKQIGLGTRARRGAA; encoded by the coding sequence ATGAACAACGGATCCCCATCCAACGAGCTGTTGTCTCTGACGACAGAGATCGTGGCTGCTCATGTTTCCAACAATACAGTGGCCGTTACAGACCTGCCCCAACTGATCGAGCAGGTGTACAGGACCCTCGCCAATGTTGGCGTCGAGCCGGCGCCGGTCGTGGAGCGTCCTCAACCAGCGGTTCCGATCAAGAAGTCGGTTACTCCAGAGTATATAATCTGTCTGGAGGACGGCAAGAAGCTCAAAATGCTGAAGCGGCATCTGAAAACCGCTTATGACATGACGCCGGAGGAATATCGCGACCGGTGGCAGCTGCCCCCCGATTATCCCATGGTCGCGCCGAACTACGCCAAGCAGCGGAGCAAGCTGGCCAAGCAGATCGGCCTTGGCACCCGCGCCCGGCGCGGCG
- the tsaB gene encoding tRNA (adenosine(37)-N6)-threonylcarbamoyltransferase complex dimerization subunit type 1 TsaB, giving the protein MRILGMDSATGACSAALWSDGAVVARRFAAMDRGQSEVMIPMVQAVLDEAGVAFGQLDGLGVTVGPGAFTGLRIGLAAARGIALASGLPLVGVTSFEAVAHGVPAAERSGCPLLVALESRREDIFVQSFDIDLNPLDIPRAVRPADLDLPEGPWLIAGDAAARLAAALGAREGGMPACLRVAAGPGLPDAAHVARLVALRGLAGAGEGPPQPLYLRPPDVTLPPPRTR; this is encoded by the coding sequence ATGAGGATCCTCGGCATGGACAGCGCCACCGGCGCCTGTTCCGCGGCGCTCTGGTCCGACGGCGCCGTGGTCGCCCGGCGCTTCGCCGCGATGGATCGCGGCCAGTCCGAGGTCATGATCCCCATGGTCCAGGCCGTGCTGGACGAGGCCGGCGTGGCGTTCGGCCAGCTCGACGGGCTCGGCGTCACGGTCGGGCCGGGCGCCTTCACCGGCCTGCGGATCGGGCTGGCCGCCGCGCGCGGGATCGCGTTGGCCTCCGGGCTGCCGCTGGTCGGGGTGACCAGCTTCGAGGCGGTCGCCCACGGCGTGCCCGCGGCGGAGCGGTCCGGATGCCCGCTGCTGGTCGCCCTTGAGTCGCGGCGAGAAGATATTTTCGTCCAATCATTCGATATCGACCTTAATCCGCTGGACATTCCCCGGGCCGTGAGGCCCGCGGACCTGGACCTGCCGGAAGGCCCCTGGCTGATTGCCGGCGACGCGGCCGCCCGCCTGGCCGCCGCCCTGGGCGCGCGGGAGGGGGGCATGCCAGCATGTCTCCGCGTCGCCGCCGGCCCCGGACTGCCCGACGCGGCCCACGTGGCCCGGCTGGTGGCCCTGCGCGGCCTCGCCGGAGCCGGGGAGGGGCCGCCCCAGCCCCTCTATCTTCGCCCGCCCGACGTCACGCTGCCGCCGCCCCGGACGCGATGA
- a CDS encoding sulfurtransferase TusA family protein — MSADYFLDITADVCPLTFVRAKLRVERMAPGETLEVRLNAGEPLENVPRSLIELGHSVQGPEPENPSASEGVHRLWVIKR, encoded by the coding sequence ATGTCAGCGGATTACTTCCTCGATATCACAGCGGACGTCTGCCCGTTAACCTTTGTCCGAGCCAAGTTGCGGGTCGAGCGCATGGCCCCCGGCGAAACCCTCGAAGTCCGCTTGAATGCTGGGGAACCCTTGGAAAACGTGCCCAGATCGTTGATCGAGCTGGGCCACTCCGTACAGGGACCAGAACCGGAAAATCCCAGTGCTTCGGAGGGGGTCCACCGGCTCTGGGTGATCAAGCGTTAA
- a CDS encoding GNAT family N-acetyltransferase — MFAFLADAGPPGEPRPVGFVLARVAAGEGEIITIGIDPGARRAGAGRALLAAAADTARECGAESLFLEVAEDNKPALCLYRRRGFLEIGRRPNYYRRIDGATAAIVMKLELFQLNTNHS; from the coding sequence ATGTTCGCCTTCCTCGCGGACGCCGGTCCCCCCGGGGAGCCGCGCCCCGTCGGTTTCGTCCTGGCCCGCGTCGCGGCGGGGGAGGGGGAGATTATAACCATCGGCATAGATCCCGGCGCGCGCCGTGCCGGCGCCGGCCGGGCTCTGCTTGCCGCGGCGGCGGACACGGCAAGGGAATGCGGGGCCGAAAGCCTGTTCCTGGAGGTCGCCGAGGACAACAAGCCGGCCCTCTGTCTGTATAGACGCCGAGGATTCCTCGAAATTGGTCGCAGACCAAACTATTATCGCCGAATAGACGGAGCAACCGCAGCTATTGTCATGAAGTTGGAACTATTCCAACTTAATACGAACCATAGTTAA